In Luteitalea sp. TBR-22, one genomic interval encodes:
- a CDS encoding PAS domain-containing protein, whose amino-acid sequence MLDRLLAAVDEGLVALDRDLRYVFMNDAAERLVGLSRAQVIGRRPEDVLPDEVLAQVMPHVRRALETGQAVTYDAWVPGAGRWFENRLYPSPDGLTLLFVDVTERREATEAVRRRAATQALLVSLLEQTRHLRDPDAVMWTCVRGLGLHLGVARCMFGEIDEVQATAVVARDYVDGVPSVAGRYRLEDFGPTLATELRAGRTFVIGDTADDARVPDEASRAAFAALGARALVVVPLVKDGRLVALLSVHHPVPRTWTDDEVALLERIAEQTWLAVTSARTEVALRESRDVLALAMRGGRMGAWSRNLETNVVWWSRELEEIFGLPPGGFDGTEAGFFAFVHPDDRAAVEHAVTSALRTHTDYVVEFRFQHASGAWRWMDGRGRAEYGPDGTPRWLYGLGIDITERKTAEAALAAARATAHADAERLGLAMAAARLGDWSWDVRTDAVSVSPRFAEIFGIRPDVSTTWAALRALLHPDDRERAQRAVSAAFESGGDYAIEYRVMHGARERWLAVWGRPRFDAAGAPLGMMGIVQDISHDRLLVRLEDAMRSLESPEEIARTAARMLGEHLGVQRCAYAALDEDGRTFTVSDNFVDGLPSIVGQYALVDFGQSFADTIDAGNPFVVEDSETDPRLGEDERQAYATLGIGAVVAVPIMKGGRVEALLGVHAAAARPWRTHEVELVRQATSRCWESMERARVQADRAALLARERLARLEAEEQNRRLAQLSEAAEAASTAKDEFMAMLGHELRNPLAPILTALQLMRLRGDAGSERERVVIERQVKHLTRLVDDLLDVSRIARGKVELKLAPVETAEIVARAIEMASPLLEQRTHTLTVDVPRVGLPMIVDPARLSQVVANLLTNAAKYTPPGGAITVAASRDGDQVRVTVRDTGIGIAPDVLPAVFDLFVQGRQASDRAEGGLGLGLTIVRNLVERHGGRVSAESDGPGRGSAFSLWVPRAPVLAARQQPLRASGAEWPPSRAAASRVLIVDDNVDAADMLAHVLSARGHETRIAHDGVEALRACQDFVPQAAFLDLGLPVMDGYELASRLRELPGLADIRLIAVTGYGQESDRRRSRAAGFHHHLVKPVDISVLEALLA is encoded by the coding sequence ATGCTCGATCGCCTTCTTGCCGCGGTGGATGAGGGGCTCGTCGCCCTGGACCGGGATCTGCGGTACGTGTTCATGAACGACGCGGCCGAGCGCCTGGTCGGGCTGTCGCGCGCGCAGGTGATCGGGCGCCGCCCCGAGGACGTGCTCCCCGACGAGGTGCTGGCGCAGGTGATGCCGCACGTCCGCAGGGCGCTCGAGACCGGCCAAGCGGTGACCTACGACGCCTGGGTACCCGGGGCCGGTCGATGGTTCGAGAACCGCCTCTATCCGTCGCCCGACGGACTCACCCTCCTGTTCGTGGACGTGACCGAGCGCCGCGAGGCCACCGAGGCGGTGCGCCGCCGGGCGGCGACGCAGGCGCTCCTGGTGTCGCTTCTGGAGCAGACGCGCCACCTGCGCGATCCCGACGCCGTCATGTGGACCTGCGTCCGGGGTCTCGGCCTGCACCTCGGCGTGGCGCGGTGCATGTTCGGCGAGATCGACGAGGTGCAGGCGACGGCCGTGGTCGCCCGTGACTACGTGGACGGCGTGCCGAGCGTCGCCGGCCGCTACCGCCTGGAGGACTTCGGCCCGACGCTGGCCACCGAGTTGCGCGCGGGCCGCACCTTCGTCATCGGCGACACGGCCGACGACGCCCGGGTGCCCGACGAGGCGAGCCGGGCGGCGTTCGCCGCGCTCGGGGCCAGGGCGCTGGTGGTGGTGCCGCTGGTCAAGGACGGCCGGCTCGTCGCGCTGCTCTCGGTGCACCACCCGGTGCCCCGCACGTGGACCGACGACGAGGTGGCGCTGCTCGAGCGCATCGCCGAGCAGACGTGGCTGGCGGTCACGAGCGCGAGAACCGAAGTGGCCCTGCGCGAGAGCCGCGACGTGCTGGCGCTGGCGATGCGTGGTGGTCGCATGGGCGCCTGGTCGCGCAACCTCGAGACCAATGTCGTCTGGTGGAGCCGCGAGCTGGAGGAGATTTTCGGGTTGCCGCCGGGCGGCTTCGACGGGACGGAGGCCGGGTTCTTCGCCTTCGTGCATCCCGACGATCGCGCCGCGGTCGAGCACGCGGTGACCTCGGCGCTCCGGACGCACACGGACTACGTCGTGGAGTTCCGCTTCCAGCACGCCAGCGGCGCCTGGCGCTGGATGGACGGGCGGGGCCGCGCCGAGTACGGCCCCGACGGCACGCCACGCTGGCTCTACGGCCTCGGCATCGACATCACCGAGCGCAAGACCGCCGAGGCGGCGCTGGCTGCCGCCCGTGCCACCGCCCATGCCGACGCCGAGCGCCTCGGCCTGGCCATGGCGGCCGCCCGGCTCGGCGACTGGAGCTGGGACGTCAGGACCGACGCGGTCAGCGTCTCGCCGCGCTTTGCCGAGATCTTCGGCATTCGCCCGGATGTGTCGACGACCTGGGCAGCGCTGCGCGCCCTGCTGCACCCCGACGACCGTGAGCGAGCCCAACGGGCGGTCAGCGCGGCATTCGAGTCGGGCGGAGATTACGCGATCGAGTACCGCGTGATGCACGGCGCCCGGGAACGATGGCTGGCGGTGTGGGGCCGTCCCCGTTTCGATGCCGCCGGCGCGCCACTCGGCATGATGGGCATCGTGCAGGACATCAGTCACGACCGGCTGCTGGTGCGGCTCGAGGACGCGATGCGCAGCCTGGAGTCGCCCGAGGAGATCGCCCGCACCGCGGCCCGGATGCTCGGCGAGCATCTCGGCGTGCAGCGCTGCGCGTACGCGGCCCTCGACGAGGACGGCCGCACCTTCACCGTGTCGGACAACTTCGTGGACGGCCTTCCGAGCATCGTCGGCCAGTACGCGTTGGTGGACTTCGGGCAGTCCTTCGCCGACACGATCGACGCCGGCAATCCCTTCGTGGTGGAGGACAGCGAGACCGACCCACGGCTCGGCGAGGACGAACGGCAAGCCTACGCCACCCTCGGCATCGGCGCCGTGGTGGCCGTGCCGATCATGAAGGGCGGCCGGGTGGAGGCCCTGCTCGGCGTCCACGCGGCGGCGGCGCGGCCCTGGCGAACGCACGAGGTCGAACTGGTGCGGCAGGCGACGAGCCGCTGCTGGGAGTCGATGGAACGGGCGCGCGTGCAGGCCGATCGCGCCGCCCTGCTGGCGCGCGAGCGCCTCGCGCGACTCGAGGCCGAGGAGCAGAACCGTCGCCTCGCCCAGTTGTCCGAGGCCGCCGAGGCCGCCAGCACGGCCAAGGACGAGTTCATGGCCATGCTCGGCCACGAACTGCGCAATCCCCTGGCGCCGATCCTCACCGCGCTCCAGTTGATGCGGCTGCGCGGCGACGCGGGGTCGGAGCGCGAACGGGTGGTGATCGAGCGACAGGTCAAGCACCTCACCCGGCTGGTCGACGACCTGCTCGACGTGTCGCGGATCGCGCGGGGCAAGGTGGAACTGAAGCTGGCGCCGGTCGAGACCGCGGAGATCGTCGCCCGAGCCATCGAGATGGCGAGCCCGCTGCTCGAGCAGCGCACGCACACGCTGACGGTGGACGTGCCGCGGGTCGGGCTGCCGATGATCGTCGATCCCGCACGACTCAGCCAGGTGGTGGCCAACCTGCTGACCAATGCCGCCAAGTACACGCCGCCCGGTGGCGCCATCACCGTGGCGGCCTCGCGCGACGGCGACCAGGTGCGGGTCACTGTCCGCGACACCGGCATCGGCATCGCTCCCGACGTCCTGCCGGCGGTGTTCGACCTGTTCGTGCAGGGACGCCAGGCCAGCGATCGCGCCGAGGGCGGGCTCGGCCTCGGCCTGACCATCGTGCGCAACCTCGTGGAGCGTCACGGCGGGCGCGTCAGCGCCGAGAGCGATGGTCCAGGCCGCGGCAGCGCGTTCAGCCTCTGGGTGCCACGCGCCCCGGTCCTCGCCGCCCGCCAACAGCCGCTGCGGGCCAGCGGCGCGGAGTGGCCGCCCTCGCGGGCCGCCGCGTCACGCGTGCTCATCGTCGACGACAACGTCGACGCGGCCGACATGCTCGCCCACGTGCTCAGCGCGCGCGGCCACGAGACGCGCATCGCCCACGACGGCGTCGAGGCGCTTCGCGCGTGCCAGGACTTCGTGCCGCAGGCTGCCTTCCTCGA
- a CDS encoding N-acetyltransferase, translated as MNWAIRQGTPADADALAIFGRRVFIETYGHGVGSPAMEAYLTEHYTPGATRRVLADPAVTTLVATGEPDGAWAAYAQLRRVPVPDCVTDPTALQIWRFYVDRPWHGRGLARVLMTACLEAIRAQGARTAWLMVWEHNARALAFYRKEGFEVVGQDVFRLADEEHIDPVLVRALQ; from the coding sequence ATGAACTGGGCCATCCGACAGGGCACCCCCGCTGACGCCGACGCGCTCGCCATCTTCGGTCGCCGCGTGTTCATCGAGACCTACGGGCACGGCGTCGGCTCGCCGGCGATGGAGGCGTACCTGACGGAGCACTACACGCCCGGGGCCACCCGGCGCGTCCTTGCCGATCCGGCGGTCACCACGCTGGTGGCCACCGGCGAGCCGGACGGCGCGTGGGCCGCGTATGCGCAACTGCGCCGCGTCCCCGTGCCCGACTGCGTCACCGACCCGACGGCCCTGCAGATCTGGCGCTTCTACGTCGATCGGCCCTGGCATGGCCGCGGGCTCGCGCGCGTCCTCATGACGGCCTGCCTCGAGGCCATCCGGGCGCAGGGGGCACGCACCGCGTGGCTGATGGTCTGGGAGCACAACGCACGCGCCCTGGCCTTCTATCGCAAGGAGGGCTTCGAGGTCGTCGGGCAGGACGTGTTCCGGCTGGCCGACGAGGAGCACATCGATCCCGTGCTCGTGCGCGCCTTGCAGTAG